The window CACCGGAATGGCGAACTCGGACGTGATCTCCGGGTCGTACCGCGCCTCGTCGGACCGGGGCTTGCGGTCCTCCGCCTCCATCACCTCGCACCGCTCCCTGAACGACACCTTCCGTAGGCCTCAGTATGCGCATGAGCACGCAGACGGGCCGCGTCACCCCACTCAGGGTGCCGCGGCCCGTCGCGGACAAACCGGCCGGTCAGTGGCCGCCCTGCTCCTTGAAGCGCTTGTACGACCGCTCGATCTCCACCTCGGCGTCCGTACGGCCCACCCAGTTGGCGCCCTCGACGGACTTGCCGGGCTCCAGGTCCTTGTACACCTCGAAGAAGTGCTGGATCTCCAGGCGGTCGAACTCCGACACGTGGTGGATGTCGCGCAGGTGCTCCACCCGCGGGTCGGTCGAGGGGACGCACAGCAGCTTGTCGTCGCCGCCCGCCTCGTCCGTCATCCGGAACATGCCGATCGCACGGCACTTGATGAGGCAGCCCGGGAAGGTCGGCTCATCCAGGATGACCAGCGCGTCCAGCGGGTCGCCGTCCTCGCCGAGGGTGTTCTCGACGAAGCCGTAGTCGGCCGGGTAGGCGGTCGAGGTGAAGAGACGGCGGTCCAGGCGGATCCGACCGGTCTCGTGGTCCACCTCGTACTTGTTGCGCG of the Streptomyces sp. 1222.5 genome contains:
- a CDS encoding inorganic diphosphatase; translation: MEFDVTIEIPKGSRNKYEVDHETGRIRLDRRLFTSTAYPADYGFVENTLGEDGDPLDALVILDEPTFPGCLIKCRAIGMFRMTDEAGGDDKLLCVPSTDPRVEHLRDIHHVSEFDRLEIQHFFEVYKDLEPGKSVEGANWVGRTDAEVEIERSYKRFKEQGGH